Proteins from one Sphingomonas sp. HF-S4 genomic window:
- a CDS encoding sugar MFS transporter, with product MPAVPVSPRAGAPSGSSAPYGAALSMLATLFFMWGFITVINGTLLPHLRSVMVLSYAQTTLIESVWFIAYFVASIPSAKIIERIGYKKSMVTGLIVMAVGALIMIPASMLLSYYVVLTAMFVIASGIALLQVAANPYVAVIGPAESSSSRLNLVQAFNSMGTTFAPLFGAYLILGRSVSGTTEGGAASLTLEQRLADAQTVQLPYLIVAVVLIVLAVVIARFKLPAMGNAVSRHSREDRKNHSLWKHRNLVFGVPAIAIYLIAEIGVGNLFVNFVSKPDIGNLTHQQAGNYLFLLWGGMMVGRFIGAFLMRSVKAETVLAVASALAFVVMVITTFAHGPIAMWSLISVGLFHSIMFPTIFTLGIKGLGPLTEEGSGLLIMAIAGGALVYFQGKFADAYGLQESFIICAICELYVLFYALWGSKVTNALEDEVVTGVA from the coding sequence ATGCCAGCCGTTCCAGTATCACCCCGTGCCGGTGCCCCGTCGGGCTCGAGCGCGCCCTATGGCGCCGCGCTCTCGATGCTCGCGACGCTCTTCTTCATGTGGGGGTTCATCACCGTCATCAACGGCACGCTGCTGCCGCATCTGCGCAGCGTCATGGTGCTCAGCTATGCCCAGACCACGCTGATCGAGAGCGTGTGGTTCATCGCCTATTTCGTCGCCTCGATCCCCTCGGCCAAGATCATCGAGCGGATAGGCTACAAGAAGTCGATGGTCACCGGGCTGATCGTGATGGCGGTCGGCGCGCTGATCATGATCCCGGCGTCGATGCTGCTGTCCTACTATGTCGTGCTGACTGCGATGTTCGTGATCGCATCGGGCATCGCTTTGCTCCAGGTCGCGGCGAACCCCTATGTTGCGGTGATCGGCCCGGCGGAGAGTTCGTCCTCGCGGCTCAACCTGGTCCAGGCGTTCAATTCGATGGGCACCACCTTCGCCCCGCTGTTCGGCGCGTACCTGATCCTCGGCCGCAGCGTCTCGGGCACCACCGAGGGCGGCGCGGCGTCGCTGACGCTGGAGCAGCGGCTTGCCGATGCGCAGACCGTACAGCTGCCCTATCTGATCGTCGCCGTGGTGCTGATCGTCCTCGCAGTGGTGATCGCCCGCTTCAAGCTTCCTGCGATGGGCAATGCCGTCTCGCGCCATTCGCGCGAGGACCGCAAGAACCACTCGCTGTGGAAGCATCGCAATCTCGTGTTCGGCGTGCCGGCGATCGCGATCTACCTGATTGCCGAAATCGGCGTCGGCAACCTCTTCGTCAATTTCGTCTCGAAGCCCGACATCGGCAACCTCACCCACCAGCAGGCCGGGAACTACCTGTTCCTGCTTTGGGGCGGGATGATGGTCGGCCGCTTCATCGGCGCGTTCCTGATGCGCTCGGTCAAGGCCGAGACGGTACTTGCGGTGGCCAGCGCGCTGGCGTTCGTAGTGATGGTCATCACCACCTTCGCGCATGGCCCGATCGCGATGTGGTCGCTAATCTCGGTTGGGCTGTTCCACTCGATCATGTTCCCGACGATCTTCACGCTCGGGATCAAGGGCCTGGGTCCGCTGACCGAAGAAGGTTCGGGGCTGCTGATCATGGCGATCGCGGGCGGCGCCCTGGTGTATTTCCAGGGCAAGTTCGCCGACGCCTATGGGCTGCAGGAATCGTTCATCATCTGCGCGATCTGCGAACTCTACGTGCTGTTCTACGCGCTGT
- a CDS encoding arabinan endo-1,5-alpha-L-arabinosidase: MQGFALALFAGAPASAQPAPISLAGDIAPAHDPAIIRQGARYYVFTTSQERQGEGLIHVRTSSDLANWTRAPSVFAQMPGWVQDAVPGARGIWAPDIVFAQGEYRLYYSISTFGKNRSAIGLATSPSLAKPVWTDRGQVIASGQGDDFNAIDPAVFADPKGGQWMAFGSFWSGLKLVRLDRRTGLRAAGDATVHSIARRPSPGAVEAPFVIRRAGFYYLFASYDFCCRRAESTYYTVVGRSKDPKGPYLDREGKKLTEGGGTRVLHADLDPSKRFVGPGHVAILREPKQDYIVYHAYDTHAKGTPTLRIQPLGWTRDGWPLAR; this comes from the coding sequence ATGCAGGGCTTTGCCCTCGCGCTGTTCGCTGGCGCTCCGGCATCGGCGCAGCCCGCGCCAATCAGCCTTGCCGGCGATATCGCCCCGGCGCACGACCCTGCGATTATCCGACAGGGCGCGCGCTACTATGTGTTCACCACCAGCCAAGAGCGCCAAGGCGAAGGGCTGATACATGTCCGCACATCGAGCGACCTGGCGAACTGGACGCGGGCGCCCTCGGTGTTTGCGCAGATGCCGGGCTGGGTGCAGGACGCAGTGCCGGGCGCAAGGGGCATCTGGGCGCCGGATATCGTCTTCGCGCAGGGCGAATACCGCCTCTATTATTCGATATCGACCTTCGGGAAGAATCGCTCGGCGATCGGTCTGGCGACCAGCCCTTCGCTCGCAAAGCCCGTGTGGACCGATCGGGGCCAGGTGATCGCATCGGGCCAAGGCGACGACTTCAATGCGATCGATCCCGCCGTCTTTGCCGACCCTAAGGGCGGCCAGTGGATGGCGTTCGGCAGCTTCTGGTCGGGGCTCAAGCTCGTCCGGCTCGATCGCAGGACCGGGCTACGTGCCGCTGGGGACGCCACGGTGCATTCGATCGCCCGGCGGCCGAGCCCCGGCGCAGTCGAGGCGCCGTTCGTGATCCGGCGAGCCGGATTCTATTATCTGTTCGCCTCCTACGATTTCTGCTGCCGGCGCGCCGAAAGCACCTACTACACCGTGGTCGGGCGGTCGAAGGATCCCAAGGGGCCGTATCTCGACCGCGAGGGCAAGAAGCTGACCGAGGGCGGCGGCACGCGCGTCCTCCATGCCGATCTCGATCCATCGAAGCGCTTCGTCGGGCCGGGACATGTCGCGATCCTGCGCGAGCCCAAGCAGGATTACATCGTCTACCACGCTTATGATACGCACGCGAAAGGCACGCCGACGCTCCGCATCCAGCCGCTGGGCTGGACGCGCGACGGCTGGCCGCTCGCACGCTGA
- the araD1 gene encoding AraD1 family protein, protein MAFRLVQFRDGAGARGVAAFLENGAVRLDGVSTTYELALAAIRQSISLEAAARARAGAPVDLAAAEGEGRLLGPIDHPDPAHCYVTGTGLTHLGSAEGRDKMHKAAAGGTLTDSMRMFNMGLEGGKPTDGKPGVQPEWFYKGDGSSLVGPGEPMPSPHFALDGSEEPEIAGIYLIDDQGQPRRLGFALGNEFSDHIIERGNYLWLAHSKLRHASLGAELLVGELPADVRGTSKIVRNGETIWEKPFLSGEANMSHAIANLEHHHFKYALFRRPGDLHVHFFGTATLSFSDGVKTQEGDVFEVLAAPFTLPLRNALQTLPEDDAGRVIPL, encoded by the coding sequence ATGGCGTTCAGGCTCGTGCAGTTTCGGGATGGTGCAGGCGCGCGGGGCGTCGCGGCGTTTCTCGAGAACGGCGCGGTGCGGCTGGACGGGGTGAGCACCACGTACGAGCTTGCGCTCGCCGCGATCCGCCAAAGCATCTCGCTCGAAGCCGCGGCGCGCGCGCGGGCAGGGGCACCCGTCGATCTCGCGGCGGCCGAGGGCGAAGGCCGGCTGCTCGGGCCGATCGACCATCCCGATCCCGCGCATTGCTACGTCACTGGTACTGGGCTCACCCATCTCGGCTCGGCCGAGGGGCGCGACAAGATGCACAAGGCGGCAGCTGGCGGCACGCTCACCGATTCGATGCGGATGTTCAATATGGGGCTCGAAGGCGGCAAGCCGACCGACGGCAAGCCCGGCGTCCAGCCGGAATGGTTCTACAAGGGCGATGGCTCGTCGCTGGTCGGCCCCGGCGAGCCCATGCCCTCGCCGCATTTCGCGCTCGACGGCAGCGAGGAGCCCGAGATCGCCGGCATCTATCTGATCGACGACCAGGGCCAGCCGCGCCGCCTCGGCTTCGCGCTCGGCAACGAATTCTCGGACCACATCATCGAACGCGGCAACTATCTCTGGCTTGCCCATTCGAAGCTGCGTCACGCCTCGCTCGGCGCCGAACTGCTCGTCGGCGAGTTGCCTGCGGATGTCCGCGGCACCAGCAAGATCGTCCGCAACGGCGAGACGATCTGGGAGAAGCCGTTTTTGTCGGGCGAGGCGAACATGTCGCACGCCATCGCCAATCTCGAGCATCACCATTTCAAATATGCGCTTTTCCGGCGCCCGGGCGATCTCCATGTCCATTTCTTCGGCACCGCGACGCTGTCTTTCTCCGACGGGGTCAAGACGCAGGAGGGCGACGTCTTCGAAGTCCTCGCCGCGCCGTTCACGCTGCCGCTGCGCAATGCGCTCCAGACCTTGCCGGAAGACGATGCGGGCCGCGTAATTCCGCTTTGA
- a CDS encoding alpha-N-arabinofuranosidase has protein sequence MKQWKQGLLSVAATITMAAPALAQAPVPVTVTVDTAKAGPRIEPGIYGQFAEHLGRGIYEGLWVGTDSKIPNTNGYRNDVLAALKHIKVPVVRWPGGCFADEYDWRDGIGPKAKRPVRINRHWGGVTEDNAFGTHEFMNYSEMLGTDAYVAGNMGSMGPREMSQWVEYMTAEQGTLAEERKKNGREKPWAVKYFGVGNETWGCGGSMRPEYSADLHRRYAEFVNAPAGQPKIVKVASGANASDYNFTDVMMRQARDRMNALSVHYYTLPTGKWDKKGAATGFNEDEWASTLGRALFMDELITKHVEMMDKHDPQKKVALYVDEWGTWYDQESGSTPGFLYQQNSLRDAEVAALTLNIFHRHTDRVKMANIAQMINVLQAMILTDKGRMLLTPTYHVFDMYVPFQGATPYAADVKGPTYERAGFKVPMVDVSAARGADGRMYLSLTNTDPNKPARVTTNLSGNARGRILTGPAIDTHNTFDRPNTIMPAPYSARSQGGKLTFDLPAKSVVVVAVD, from the coding sequence ATGAAACAGTGGAAGCAGGGCCTGTTGTCGGTCGCGGCCACGATTACGATGGCCGCGCCGGCCCTTGCGCAGGCGCCGGTGCCGGTTACCGTCACGGTCGATACTGCCAAGGCGGGGCCCAGGATCGAGCCCGGCATCTACGGCCAGTTCGCCGAGCATCTCGGCCGCGGCATCTATGAGGGGCTGTGGGTCGGCACCGATAGCAAGATTCCCAACACCAACGGCTATCGCAACGACGTGCTGGCGGCGCTCAAGCACATCAAGGTGCCCGTGGTGCGCTGGCCGGGCGGCTGCTTCGCCGACGAATATGACTGGCGCGACGGCATCGGCCCCAAGGCAAAGCGCCCGGTCCGTATCAACCGCCACTGGGGCGGCGTGACCGAGGACAATGCCTTCGGCACCCACGAGTTCATGAACTATTCCGAGATGCTCGGCACCGACGCCTATGTCGCGGGCAATATGGGCTCGATGGGCCCGCGCGAGATGAGCCAGTGGGTCGAATACATGACCGCGGAGCAGGGCACGCTCGCCGAGGAGCGCAAGAAGAACGGCCGCGAAAAGCCATGGGCCGTCAAATATTTCGGCGTCGGTAATGAGACCTGGGGCTGCGGCGGCAGCATGCGTCCCGAATATTCGGCCGATCTCCACCGCCGTTATGCCGAGTTCGTCAACGCGCCCGCCGGCCAGCCCAAGATCGTCAAGGTCGCCAGTGGCGCCAATGCCAGCGACTATAATTTCACCGATGTGATGATGCGCCAGGCGCGCGATCGTATGAACGCGCTCAGCGTCCATTATTATACCCTGCCCACCGGCAAGTGGGACAAGAAGGGCGCCGCGACGGGCTTCAACGAAGACGAATGGGCCTCCACGTTGGGCCGCGCGCTGTTCATGGACGAACTGATCACCAAGCATGTCGAGATGATGGACAAGCACGATCCGCAGAAGAAGGTCGCGCTCTATGTCGACGAATGGGGCACGTGGTACGATCAGGAATCGGGCTCGACGCCGGGTTTCCTCTACCAGCAGAACAGCCTGCGCGACGCCGAAGTCGCGGCGCTGACGCTCAACATCTTCCACCGCCACACCGATCGCGTGAAGATGGCCAACATCGCCCAGATGATCAACGTCCTCCAGGCGATGATCCTCACCGACAAGGGCCGGATGCTGCTCACCCCGACCTATCACGTCTTCGACATGTACGTGCCGTTCCAGGGCGCCACGCCGTATGCCGCGGACGTGAAGGGCCCGACGTACGAGCGCGCGGGGTTCAAGGTGCCGATGGTCGACGTCTCCGCCGCGCGCGGCGCCGACGGCCGGATGTATCTGTCGCTCACCAACACCGATCCGAACAAGCCGGCGCGGGTGACGACCAACCTCAGCGGCAATGCCCGCGGCCGCATCCTGACCGGCCCGGCGATCGACACGCACAACACGTTCGATCGGCCGAACACGATCATGCCCGCGCCCTATTCGGCGCGCAGCCAGGGCGGCAAGCTGACCTTCGACTTGCCGGCCAAGTCGGTCGTCGTCGTCGCGGTCGACTGA
- a CDS encoding glycoside hydrolase family 127 protein: MLTRRLFLGSASALALAGPAFARVAVDEKPIKARPLPLSAVRLGPSVYRDAVDTNRRTLLSLSPERLLHNFYKSARLPTKGETYGGWEARGIAGHTLGHYLSALSLMYAQTGDAAVRDRLRGTIAEMARIQAAHGDGYVGGTTVERDGRTVDGKIVFEEVRKGEIRSGGFDVNGGWVPLYTWHKVHAGLIDAVRLGDVDAAMPVMLGMAGYLATILEGLDEVQMQKLLAAEHGGLNDSYAETYALTGNPRWRRLAERIYHRKVLAPLAAGKDDLPGLHANTQIPKLIGLARLYELTGEQRHADAARFFHRTVTQHHSYVIGGNSEREHFGAPNQISTRITERTCEACNSYNMLKLTRHLYGWEPDPALFDTYERIHINHLLAHQDPGTGQFVYFMPLSAGARRTYSTPEDSFWCCVGSGLETHSKHGESIYWHDETTLFVNLFIPSTAEWKERGLKVALDTRFPFGETVTLTVTQAPRDPVAVNMRVPGWCATPALRLNGENAPIQGGSRYATVYRKWKVGDRIELDLPMRVRAEATPDDSRMVAWLHGPIVLAADLGPADKPFDGPVPALVIGDTMATLEAENPAEHRFRLPDARPAPLSMVPFFRQYDRRTAVYFPRFTAAEWKAEEASFRAESATRAKLAKRTVDVIQLGEMQPERDHDYRSNHSDLFSWGGRSARQLPWGTGNYLEITLAVRPGPMLLSVLYWGEEVAKNFDISIDGTRIANERRAAPPEKRFVTVDYPIPEALSRGKDRVTIRFETKGTDAFIYEARTLEAK, translated from the coding sequence GTGCTGACGCGGCGGTTGTTCCTGGGTTCGGCGAGCGCATTGGCGCTCGCCGGCCCGGCCTTCGCCCGGGTCGCGGTTGACGAGAAGCCGATCAAGGCCCGGCCGCTGCCGCTCTCGGCGGTGCGGCTCGGGCCGTCGGTCTATCGCGACGCGGTCGACACCAACCGCCGCACTCTGCTGTCGCTCTCCCCCGAGCGGCTGCTTCACAATTTCTACAAGAGCGCTCGCCTGCCCACCAAAGGCGAAACCTATGGCGGCTGGGAAGCACGGGGGATCGCCGGGCATACGCTCGGCCATTATCTCTCCGCGCTGTCGCTGATGTATGCCCAGACCGGCGACGCCGCGGTGCGTGATCGCCTGCGCGGTACCATCGCCGAAATGGCGCGCATCCAGGCCGCGCACGGCGACGGCTATGTCGGCGGCACCACCGTCGAGCGCGACGGCAGGACGGTCGACGGCAAGATCGTCTTCGAGGAAGTGCGCAAGGGCGAGATCCGCAGCGGCGGGTTCGACGTCAATGGCGGCTGGGTGCCGCTCTACACCTGGCACAAGGTCCATGCCGGGCTGATCGACGCCGTGCGGCTCGGGGACGTGGACGCAGCAATGCCGGTGATGCTCGGCATGGCCGGTTATCTCGCGACGATCCTCGAAGGGCTCGACGAGGTGCAGATGCAGAAGCTGCTCGCCGCGGAGCATGGCGGGCTCAACGACAGCTATGCAGAGACCTATGCGCTGACCGGCAATCCGCGCTGGCGGCGGCTCGCCGAGCGGATCTATCACCGCAAGGTGCTGGCACCGTTGGCGGCGGGCAAGGACGATCTTCCCGGCCTCCACGCCAACACCCAGATCCCCAAGCTGATCGGCCTGGCCCGGCTCTATGAGCTGACCGGCGAACAACGCCATGCCGATGCCGCGCGCTTCTTCCACCGCACCGTCACCCAGCATCACAGCTACGTCATCGGCGGCAACAGCGAGCGCGAGCATTTCGGCGCGCCCAACCAGATATCGACTCGGATCACCGAGCGCACCTGTGAGGCGTGCAACAGCTACAACATGCTCAAGCTCACTCGCCATCTCTATGGCTGGGAGCCGGATCCGGCGCTTTTCGACACGTACGAGCGAATCCATATCAACCATCTGCTCGCGCACCAGGATCCGGGCACCGGGCAGTTCGTCTATTTCATGCCGCTGAGCGCTGGCGCGCGGCGCACCTATTCGACGCCCGAGGACAGCTTCTGGTGCTGCGTCGGCTCGGGGCTCGAAACCCATTCCAAGCATGGCGAAAGCATCTACTGGCACGACGAGACGACGCTGTTCGTCAACCTGTTCATCCCCTCGACCGCCGAGTGGAAGGAGCGGGGGCTCAAGGTCGCGCTCGATACGCGCTTCCCGTTCGGCGAGACCGTCACGCTCACCGTGACCCAGGCGCCGCGCGACCCCGTTGCGGTCAACATGCGCGTTCCCGGTTGGTGCGCGACGCCGGCCCTGCGGCTTAACGGCGAGAATGCTCCGATCCAGGGCGGCAGCCGTTACGCCACGGTCTACAGGAAGTGGAAGGTTGGAGACCGGATCGAGCTTGATTTGCCGATGCGGGTGCGCGCCGAGGCGACGCCCGATGACTCGCGGATGGTCGCCTGGCTGCATGGGCCGATCGTGCTGGCCGCAGATCTCGGCCCCGCCGACAAGCCGTTCGACGGGCCCGTGCCGGCGCTGGTGATCGGCGACACGATGGCCACGCTCGAGGCCGAAAATCCCGCCGAGCATCGTTTCCGGCTTCCCGATGCGCGGCCTGCGCCGCTCTCGATGGTGCCCTTCTTCCGTCAGTATGATCGTCGCACCGCGGTCTATTTCCCGCGCTTCACCGCCGCCGAATGGAAGGCGGAGGAAGCAAGCTTCCGCGCCGAGAGCGCCACGCGCGCCAAGCTCGCCAAGCGCACCGTCGACGTGATCCAGCTGGGCGAGATGCAGCCCGAGCGCGACCACGACTATCGCTCGAACCACAGCGACCTGTTCTCCTGGGGCGGCCGAAGCGCGCGCCAGCTTCCCTGGGGCACCGGCAATTATCTCGAAATCACCCTCGCGGTGCGCCCCGGCCCGATGCTGCTCAGCGTGCTCTATTGGGGCGAGGAGGTGGCCAAGAATTTCGACATATCGATCGATGGCACGCGCATCGCCAACGAACGCCGCGCGGCGCCGCCCGAGAAGCGCTTCGTCACCGTCGACTATCCGATCCCTGAAGCGCTCAGCCGCGGCAAGGACCGCGTCACTATCCGCTTCGAGACCAAGGGCACCGACGCCTTTATCTACGAAGCCCGCACGCTGGAGGCCAAATGA
- a CDS encoding glycoside hydrolase family 27 protein, with product MSLTRRHALALLAATPVAAQARSPRNFRYLAPRPPMGWNSWDSFAATINEEQARANAAVMASKLLPHGYDIFTVDIQWYEPGATGFDYRVGVELAMDANGRLLPALNRFPSAAKGRGFKPLADYAHRLGLKFGIHLMRGVPRLAADRNLPILGARHRCGDIADRVNICTWNSDMYGVDMSKPGAQAYYDSVFKLIASWGIDFVKVDDISRPYHRNQPEIEAIRRAIDRSGRPMVLSLSPGETALTAATHVAEHANLWRISDDFWDEWKLLLSQFKRLADWAPHLRPGAWPDADMLPLGLLAMGKRRTRFTPDEQRTMMTLWSIARSPLIMGGDLRALDADTLALLTNDEVLRVNQHGSEARQLFRTGNQVAWTSRDGDARYLALFNVGETADEVAADLTALGISGKARVRHLWAGSDLPDARGRIAVTLPAHGSALYRVR from the coding sequence ATGAGTCTCACTCGCCGCCATGCCCTCGCGCTGCTCGCCGCCACCCCGGTCGCCGCCCAGGCCCGCTCTCCGCGTAACTTTCGTTACCTTGCCCCGCGTCCACCGATGGGCTGGAACAGCTGGGACAGCTTCGCAGCGACGATCAACGAGGAGCAGGCTCGCGCCAACGCCGCGGTGATGGCCTCCAAGCTGCTCCCGCACGGCTACGACATCTTCACCGTCGACATCCAATGGTACGAGCCCGGCGCCACCGGCTTCGACTATCGCGTCGGCGTCGAGCTGGCGATGGACGCCAACGGGCGGCTGCTCCCCGCGCTCAATCGCTTCCCCTCGGCCGCGAAGGGCAGGGGCTTCAAGCCGCTCGCCGACTATGCCCACCGCCTCGGCCTCAAGTTCGGCATCCACCTGATGCGCGGCGTCCCGCGGCTGGCGGCCGACCGCAACCTGCCGATACTCGGGGCCAGGCATCGTTGCGGCGACATCGCGGACCGCGTCAACATCTGCACCTGGAACTCCGACATGTACGGCGTCGACATGTCCAAGCCCGGCGCGCAGGCCTATTACGACAGCGTCTTCAAGCTGATCGCGTCCTGGGGCATCGACTTCGTCAAGGTCGACGACATCTCGCGCCCTTATCATCGCAACCAGCCCGAGATCGAGGCGATCCGCCGCGCGATCGACCGCAGCGGCCGGCCGATGGTGTTGAGCCTCTCGCCCGGCGAGACTGCGCTCACTGCCGCCACGCACGTCGCCGAACACGCAAACCTCTGGCGGATCAGCGACGATTTCTGGGACGAATGGAAGCTGCTGTTGTCGCAGTTCAAACGCCTCGCCGACTGGGCGCCGCACCTGCGCCCCGGTGCCTGGCCCGATGCCGACATGCTCCCGCTCGGGCTGCTCGCGATGGGCAAGCGCCGCACGCGCTTCACCCCCGACGAGCAGCGCACGATGATGACGCTCTGGTCGATCGCCCGCTCGCCGCTGATCATGGGCGGCGACCTGCGCGCGCTCGATGCCGACACGCTTGCGCTGCTCACCAATGACGAGGTGCTTCGGGTCAACCAGCACGGCAGCGAAGCGCGGCAACTCTTCCGCACCGGCAACCAAGTCGCTTGGACTTCGCGCGATGGCGATGCGCGCTATCTCGCGCTGTTCAACGTCGGCGAGACCGCGGACGAGGTCGCTGCCGACCTGACGGCGCTGGGCATTTCGGGCAAGGCGCGGGTCCGCCACCTGTGGGCGGGCAGCGACTTGCCCGATGCCCGTGGCCGCATTGCAGTCACGCTGCCGGCGCACGGTTCCGCGCTATACCGCGTGCGCTGA
- a CDS encoding DUF3617 domain-containing protein, with protein sequence MKKLLLLAPLALAACNSGSKVEATNASVEEVANQVAASGAAPQLSPGRWEGSATILSMEIPGMPPEAAAQMKSAMGTATPFASCLTPEQAKKPAADFFAGGAQKDCTYEKFTMADGKLDAKMQCKSSGMTIDMTMDGKFASDNFQLAMTSKSAGIPGQPASAHTMNMKMEARRTGECNGTESKAPTPPGKAS encoded by the coding sequence ATGAAGAAGCTGCTTTTGCTCGCGCCGCTGGCGCTTGCCGCGTGCAATTCGGGCTCGAAGGTCGAAGCGACCAATGCCAGCGTCGAGGAAGTTGCCAACCAGGTCGCAGCAAGCGGCGCCGCGCCGCAGCTCTCGCCGGGCCGCTGGGAAGGCAGCGCGACCATTCTCAGCATGGAAATCCCGGGCATGCCCCCCGAGGCTGCCGCGCAGATGAAGAGCGCGATGGGCACCGCCACGCCCTTCGCAAGCTGCCTGACGCCGGAGCAGGCCAAGAAGCCCGCAGCGGACTTCTTCGCGGGCGGCGCCCAGAAGGACTGCACCTACGAGAAGTTCACCATGGCCGACGGCAAGCTCGACGCCAAGATGCAGTGCAAGAGCAGCGGCATGACCATCGACATGACGATGGACGGCAAGTTCGCCAGCGACAATTTCCAGCTCGCGATGACCAGCAAGAGCGCGGGCATCCCCGGCCAGCCGGCGTCGGCGCACACGATGAACATGAAGATGGAAGCGCGCCGCACCGGCGAGTGCAACGGCACCGAGAGCAAGGCGCCGACCCCGCCGGGCAAGGCTTCGTAA
- a CDS encoding IlvD/Edd family dehydratase, whose amino-acid sequence MTQDITTSPGKLRSRAWFDDPSNADMTALYLERYMNFGISLDELQSGRPIIGIAQTGSDLSPCNRHHLVLAERIREGIREAGGIAIEFPVHPIQETGKRPTAGLDRNLAYLGLVETLYGYPIDGVVLTTGCDKTTPACLMAAATVNIPAISLSVGPMLNGWHKGERTGSGTIVWKARELLAAGEIDYQGFIKLVASSAPSTGFCNTMGTASTMNSLAEALGMSLPGSAAIPAPYRDRQESAYRTGLQIVEMVHADRKPSDVLTRAAFLNAIRVNSAIGGSTNAPIHLNAIARHIGVELDLDDWQAHGRDVPLLVNLQPAGEYLGEDYYRAGGVPAVVAELMRQGLILEDALTVNGRSIGDNCRDVAIEDEKVIRRFDAPLKDAAGFSVLRGNLFDSAIMKLSVISPEFRARYLSDPADPDAFEGPVVVFDGPEDYHHRIDDPATGIDETTLLIMRGAGPIGYPGAAEVVNMRPPVQLIQKGVGALPCIGDGRQSGTSGSPSILNASPEAAAGGGLALLQTGDRVRIDLRKGTANMLISDEELAERRKALEAAGGFAFPASQTPWQEMQRAVVGQAESGAVLEPAVKYQKLAQTFGVPRHNH is encoded by the coding sequence ATGACCCAAGATATCACTACCTCGCCCGGCAAGCTTCGTTCGCGCGCCTGGTTCGACGATCCGTCCAACGCCGACATGACCGCGCTGTATCTCGAGCGGTACATGAACTTCGGGATCAGCCTCGACGAGCTCCAGTCGGGCCGGCCGATCATCGGCATCGCGCAGACCGGCAGCGACCTTTCGCCGTGCAATCGCCACCATCTCGTCCTTGCAGAGCGCATCCGTGAGGGCATCCGTGAGGCGGGCGGGATCGCGATCGAATTTCCGGTCCACCCGATCCAGGAGACCGGCAAGCGCCCCACCGCGGGGCTCGACCGCAACCTCGCCTATCTCGGGCTGGTCGAGACGCTCTACGGCTATCCGATCGACGGCGTGGTGCTCACCACCGGCTGCGACAAGACCACCCCGGCCTGCCTAATGGCGGCGGCGACGGTGAACATTCCCGCGATCTCGCTCTCGGTCGGCCCGATGCTCAATGGCTGGCACAAGGGCGAGCGCACCGGATCGGGCACGATCGTGTGGAAGGCGCGTGAGCTGCTCGCGGCGGGCGAGATCGATTACCAGGGCTTCATCAAGCTTGTCGCCAGCTCGGCACCGTCGACAGGCTTCTGCAACACGATGGGCACGGCATCGACGATGAACAGCCTAGCCGAGGCGCTGGGCATGTCGCTGCCCGGATCGGCGGCGATCCCGGCGCCGTATCGCGATCGTCAGGAATCGGCGTATCGCACCGGGCTCCAGATCGTCGAGATGGTCCATGCCGACCGCAAGCCGAGCGACGTGCTGACGCGCGCGGCGTTCCTCAACGCGATCCGCGTCAATTCGGCGATCGGCGGATCGACCAATGCGCCGATCCACTTGAACGCGATCGCCCGGCATATCGGCGTCGAGCTCGACCTCGACGATTGGCAGGCGCATGGCCGCGACGTGCCGCTGCTGGTCAACCTCCAGCCGGCAGGCGAATATCTTGGCGAGGATTATTATCGCGCGGGCGGCGTGCCCGCAGTGGTCGCCGAGTTGATGCGCCAGGGGCTGATCCTCGAGGACGCGCTGACCGTCAACGGGCGCAGCATCGGTGACAATTGCCGCGACGTGGCGATCGAGGACGAGAAAGTGATCCGCCGCTTCGATGCGCCGCTCAAGGACGCTGCGGGCTTCTCGGTGCTGCGCGGCAATCTGTTCGACAGCGCGATCATGAAGCTGAGCGTGATCTCGCCCGAATTCCGCGCGCGCTATCTCTCTGATCCGGCCGATCCCGACGCATTCGAAGGGCCGGTCGTGGTGTTCGACGGACCCGAAGACTATCACCACCGCATTGACGATCCCGCGACGGGGATCGACGAGACCACGCTGCTGATCATGCGCGGGGCGGGGCCGATCGGCTATCCGGGCGCCGCCGAAGTGGTCAACATGCGCCCGCCGGTGCAGCTGATCCAGAAGGGCGTCGGCGCGCTTCCGTGCATCGGCGACGGGCGGCAATCGGGGACGAGCGGCAGTCCCTCGATCCTCAACGCCTCGCCCGAGGCGGCGGCGGGCGGCGGGCTTGCGCTGCTGCAGACCGGGGATCGGGTGCGGATCGATTTGCGCAAGGGGACCGCGAACATGCTGATTTCCGACGAAGAACTGGCCGAGCGGCGCAAGGCGCTGGAAGCCGCGGGCGGCTTCGCCTTCCCGGCGAGCCAGACGCCCTGGCAGGAGATGCAGCGCGCCGTGGTCGGCCAGGCAGAGAGCGGCGCGGTGCTCGAGCCGGCAGTCAAGTACCAGAAGCTGGCGCAGACCTTCGGGGTGCCGCGGCACAATCACTGA